Proteins from one [Limnothrix rosea] IAM M-220 genomic window:
- a CDS encoding mechanosensitive ion channel family protein, with the protein MADFLDYLQPLGIDILTLIVQIVVFLAIIFIIRCVVLNTLERLSQWFHPRSEFNPLGITKVVFQKGLSIIVFVGIGFVFIVNVYLLYTGESVFLYMKELVSGVPRDQWQSFGIGIIKSILLLLLTALIVASLRPWSRRLGDRLKSWQENEANADSIKKFLWATELSLETGLWLLALVLCLEFLFLPEAVISYFYFALECYLLVCFGAICVYGIFALIDTLDVSADDFILDHPKSLFRFYPRFRYLIGLTKRCFEYAVYVAIAGLICVQLPWVKPLAIYAVTINQIIAIILATGISIELANITIEGFLLRARNLDPFQRRRRLTFVPLIQNTVRYLIYFGSGVAVLHIFNIDPTPVLAGAGIVGLAVGLGAQNLINDLVNGFTILLQNYYLVGDFVETDTAAGVVEAMDLRVTRFRSPEGRLHIVRNGDIKTIVNYSKEYVYAVVHVGVDYDSNLDHVYGVLEDVGKQVKELHPDVLEPTCIDGLDNFSESELTIRTSTKVKPGKHLPVQRLVRKLIKEAFDRENVEIPFARRVLILKNQTTEDQANIKKLTDELED; encoded by the coding sequence ATGGCAGACTTTCTTGATTATCTTCAGCCTTTAGGCATTGATATTCTCACCCTTATCGTGCAAATAGTTGTATTTTTGGCAATTATTTTCATTATTCGCTGCGTTGTTTTAAACACCTTAGAACGATTATCCCAGTGGTTCCATCCCCGGTCTGAATTTAATCCTTTAGGGATTACAAAGGTGGTATTCCAAAAGGGTTTAAGTATTATTGTCTTTGTCGGTATTGGCTTTGTTTTTATTGTCAATGTTTATTTGTTATACACTGGTGAGTCTGTATTTTTATATATGAAGGAATTGGTTTCTGGTGTGCCTAGAGATCAGTGGCAATCCTTCGGTATTGGCATTATAAAAAGCATACTTTTGTTGTTGTTAACGGCTTTGATTGTTGCTTCGTTACGTCCTTGGTCAAGGCGGCTGGGCGATCGCCTCAAAAGTTGGCAAGAAAATGAGGCTAATGCCGATAGTATTAAAAAGTTTTTGTGGGCGACAGAGCTTAGTTTAGAGACGGGGTTATGGTTACTGGCGCTAGTACTTTGCCTTGAATTTTTGTTTTTGCCAGAGGCAGTCATTTCCTATTTTTACTTTGCCTTAGAGTGTTATTTGTTGGTTTGTTTTGGGGCAATTTGTGTCTATGGTATTTTTGCCCTAATCGATACCCTAGATGTTTCAGCTGATGATTTTATCTTAGATCACCCAAAATCACTATTTCGCTTTTATCCGCGTTTCCGTTATCTCATCGGTCTCACGAAACGTTGTTTTGAATATGCTGTCTATGTGGCGATCGCCGGACTGATTTGTGTACAACTGCCGTGGGTGAAACCCCTTGCTATTTACGCTGTCACAATTAATCAAATTATTGCCATCATTTTAGCAACAGGCATCAGCATAGAACTGGCAAACATCACCATTGAAGGCTTTTTATTACGTGCCCGTAATCTTGACCCCTTCCAGCGTCGCCGTCGTCTTACCTTCGTTCCCCTCATTCAAAATACAGTCCGTTATCTGATTTATTTCGGTTCGGGTGTTGCCGTCCTTCATATCTTTAATATTGACCCAACCCCTGTCCTTGCTGGTGCTGGTATTGTCGGTTTAGCCGTTGGTTTAGGCGCACAAAATCTTATTAATGACCTTGTTAATGGCTTCACAATTTTGCTGCAAAACTACTATTTAGTGGGGGATTTTGTGGAAACCGATACGGCAGCCGGGGTGGTGGAGGCGATGGATCTACGGGTCACACGTTTCCGATCGCCGGAGGGACGATTACACATTGTGCGCAATGGCGATATCAAAACCATTGTGAATTATTCCAAGGAGTATGTTTACGCCGTGGTTCATGTGGGCGTTGATTATGACTCGAATTTAGACCATGTTTATGGTGTGCTGGAGGATGTCGGCAAGCAAGTGAAGGAGCTACATCCGGATGTTTTAGAGCCGACTTGCATTGATGGCCTAGACAATTTCTCTGAGTCAGAACTCACGATTCGCACCTCAACAAAGGTCAAACCGGGAAAACATTTACCTGTGCAGCGCTTGGTTCGGAAGCTGATTAAAGAAGCCTTTGACCGGGAAAATGTGGAGATTCCCTTTGCGCGGCGAGTCCTGATCCTCAAAAATCAAACCACAGAGGATCAGGCCAATATCAAAAAGCTGACGGATGAATTGGAGGATTAG
- a CDS encoding DUF3747 domain-containing protein: MFKTALPLKCLAIAATTIATTFAPLQSVQSQSIFGEDPIDQNQMVAVAVPLRSGNFNLLVIEQFKDKRACWAESGNAPTTIDPLLLNFAFTSDCRRSTDSNGYSMRIDGEDFGTKYLLQIKRFEDKARLIATPSDRSKPEILIGQTNGIADDYLKIDLLPGWEFTRRTYENKPLGHFYFSSDGSQVVTLESGVTEEPVVVTPPVDNTPDVAASRFTDIGGDIYRSEIEQAVNVGFIAGFNDNTFRPTESLTREQLVSMAIESLKVIPESNIQVPNQAGSFPDVAANRWSAGKIAWAQQNNIVSGYRDGTFRPTQQVTRAELMAILRRTAEYAQSIQGKGTTLPTRNSAFSFVDLNGHWAGDLTKQMSAYCNAATPFQESGNRFLPDTPSQRNYAAAATLRTIRCAVQ, translated from the coding sequence ATGTTTAAAACTGCTCTACCTCTCAAATGTTTGGCGATCGCCGCAACCACAATTGCGACAACCTTTGCGCCACTCCAAAGTGTGCAGTCCCAAAGTATTTTTGGAGAAGACCCCATCGATCAAAACCAAATGGTTGCCGTCGCTGTCCCCCTGAGATCCGGCAACTTCAACCTACTCGTGATCGAGCAATTCAAAGACAAACGCGCCTGCTGGGCAGAATCCGGTAACGCTCCGACGACCATTGACCCTCTCCTGCTCAATTTCGCGTTTACCAGCGATTGTCGCCGTAGTACCGACAGTAATGGTTATTCCATGCGTATCGATGGCGAAGACTTCGGCACCAAATATTTACTCCAAATTAAGCGATTTGAAGATAAAGCCCGGCTCATTGCGACTCCTAGCGATCGTTCCAAACCAGAAATCCTCATTGGCCAAACTAATGGTATCGCCGATGACTACCTAAAAATTGACCTGCTCCCCGGCTGGGAATTTACCCGCCGCACCTACGAAAATAAGCCCCTTGGACATTTCTACTTCTCCTCTGATGGCTCTCAAGTTGTCACCTTAGAATCTGGCGTGACTGAAGAACCTGTCGTCGTTACTCCCCCCGTGGATAACACACCTGATGTTGCAGCTTCTCGCTTTACTGATATCGGCGGTGATATTTATCGCAGTGAAATCGAACAAGCGGTTAATGTTGGCTTTATTGCTGGTTTTAATGACAATACCTTCCGTCCCACTGAATCCCTCACCCGTGAGCAGCTTGTTTCGATGGCGATTGAAAGCTTAAAGGTTATTCCGGAAAGCAACATTCAAGTCCCCAATCAAGCTGGTTCTTTCCCTGATGTGGCTGCAAACCGTTGGAGCGCCGGCAAAATCGCTTGGGCACAACAGAACAATATTGTTAGCGGCTACAGAGATGGCACTTTCCGTCCGACTCAACAAGTCACCCGTGCAGAACTGATGGCGATTCTCCGTCGGACAGCGGAATATGCCCAAAGTATTCAGGGTAAAGGTACGACCCTTCCCACGCGTAATAGTGCCTTCTCTTTTGTTGATTTGAATGGCCACTGGGCTGGTGACTTGACAAAGCAAATGTCTGCGTACTGTAATGCGGCAACGCCTTTCCAAGAGAGCGGCAATCGCTTCTTACCAGATACGCCATCTC